AGCCGGGGAAGCGCATGCGGGAGACGGCGTAGCCGGTGGTTGCGGCGATGATCACGCCGATGAACGTGGTGCCCAGCGAGACGACCAGCGAACTCTTCAGCCAGTCGAAGAAGTTCGTCTCCGTCAGGACGAAGGAGTAGTTGTCGAACGTCATCTTCCCCCAGATGCGTCCGGGGTGCAGGTAGTCGTCCTTGTCCGGGCCGAGGGAGAGGAAGACCAGCCAGGCGATCGGGAACAGCGCGATCAGGCTGGCGACGGTCAGGATGCCGTGCGAGGCGAGGGTCCCGACGAGGCTGCGCTCGCTGCGCCGGCGCACCTTGCGTGGCGCGGCGGAGGCGGGGGCCTGGTCCGCGGTGGCGGACTTCTGAACGGTCGTGGTGCTCATGGGGACTCCTGCCTCAGATCGCGAGCTGCTGGTCATTGCGGTTCAGCCAGCGGCGGTAGACGGAGGTGAAGACGATCAGGATGGCCAGCAGCAGGATGCCGTAGGCGGCGGACTGTGCGAAGTCGCGCGGCTGCTGTCCGAAGCCGAGGTAGTACGCCCAGGTGACGAGAATCTGCGCATCCGGCGCAGTGGTGCCGAACAACAGGAAGATCACCGCGAACTGGTTGAAGGTCCAGATCACGCCGAGCAGGACGACGGTGGAGCTGACCGACCGCAGGCCGGGCAGGGTGACGTACCGGAAGCGCTGCCAGGCGTTCGCGCCGTCCATCTCCGCGGCCTCGTAGAGCGTGGAGTCGATGGACTGCAGGCCGCCGAGCAGCGAGACCATCATGAACGGCACACCGCACCAGGTGTTGACCATGATCGCGGCGAACCGCTGCCAGAAAGTGTCCTCCAGCCACTGCGGGGCCGGCAGGTGCAAGGTCTCCAGGGCGGAGTTGATGATGCCGCCGTCGGCGAGCATGAAACGCCAGCCGAAGACGGTGACGAAGGTGGGCACGGCCCACGGCAGAACCATGATCAGCCGGTAGAAGGTCCGGCCGCGCAGCTTCTGGTTGAGCAGCAGGGCGAGGCCCAGCCCGATGCAGTAGTGCAGGGCGACACAGCCGGCCGTCCAGGCGATCGTCCAGATGAAGTGGGACCAGAACCGGTCGTAGGCGGTCTCACCCCACAGGATGTCGGCGTAGTTGTCGAAGCCGATGAACTTGTAGGTGGCCTCGATCTCGTTGACGCCGATCGTGCGGGCCGTGTTGAGGCTGTTGGCGTCCGTGAGCGTCAGGTAGAACCCGTACGCCAGCGGATACAGCACCAGGACGCCCAGCACGACGATCACGGGGGCGATCATCGCGTAGGCGTACCAGTACTTCTGGTAGCTGCGCCTCAGGCGCTGGACGGCGACTGTCATGGTTCGACAACCTTCGTGTGGGTCTGCGGATCAAGGGGCATGACGCACAGGCCGACGGCCGCTGGATCCTTTCCCCCTCGGGTCAGGGATCCAGCGGCCGGTCGGGGTCACTTGCTGAAGTCCGGCACCAGCTTGGCGATGTCGGTCTCGGCGTTGCTCAGCCCCTCGTCCAGGGACACCTTGCCACCGGCGATCTTGGGCAGCTCCTTGTCGAGCGGGCCCCACAGGGAGCTGTACTCGGGCAGGGCCGGGCGCGGCTGGGCGGCGGCGAGGACGCCCTGGTAGCCGGCGATGCCCGGGTCGGCCTTCACCTCGGCGGTGTAGGCGTCGTCGCGGGTGGGCAGCGTGGAGTTCTTCAGGGCGATGGTCTCCTGGGCCTTCGCCGAGGTCATGAAGTTGACGAACTTCAGCGCGGCCTTCTGGTGGGCCTCGTCGGAGCCGGCGTACACGGAGAGGTTGTGGCCGCCGGTCGGGGCGCCCGCCTTGCCGGTGGAGCCGGCCGGGACGGTGGTGATGCCCAGGTTCTCCTTGTCCGCGAACGCGGAGCCCTTGTAGAAGTTGGTGATCTCCCAGGGACCCTGGATGATCGCGGCGACCTTGCCGTTGACGAACGCGTCCTGGATGTGGGCGTAGGCGTCGGCGGTGGTGTCGGCCTTGTGCAGGCCCTTGCCCTCGAAGAGGCTCAGCCAGGTGCCGTAGGCCTTCTTGGCCTCGGGCGAGGCGACGGTGACCTTCTTGGCCTCGGCGTCGACGGTGTCGGCGCCCTCGCCGTAGAGGAAGGACTGGGCGTAGTAGGCCTGGGTGGAGCCCCAGTAGCCGTCGACGCCGGTCTTGGCCTTGATGGTGGCGGCGGCCTTCTTCAGGTCGTCCCAGGTCTTGGGGGCCTCGACGCCGGCCTGCTCGAACAGTTCCTTGTTGTAGACGAGCGCGAGGGTGTCCGTGGTGAAGGGGACGCCGTAGGTCTTGCCCTCGTACTTGGCCTGCTCGATCAGGCTGGACTGGAACTTGTCCTGCTCGGCGAGGGCCTCGGTGCCGTCCAGCGGCAGGAAGTAGCCCTTCTTGGCGAACGCGGGGGTCCAGCCGACCTCGGAGCGCAGCACGTCCGGGGCGCCCTTCGAGCCGGCGGCCGTGTCGAACTTGTTCTGCGCCTGGTCGAAGGGGACGTTGACGTACTTGACCTTGATGTCCTTGTTGGCGGCCTCGAACTGCTTGACCAAGGCCTGGTACGTCGGCGCCTCGTTGGTGGCGTTGGAGGTGTCCCACCAGGTGATGGTGACCGGACCGCTCGAGTCGCTGCCGCTGTCGTCCCCGCCACCGCAGGCCGTCGCCGCGAGGGCGAGGGACGCCACCAGCGCGGTGGCCGCTATGCCACGCCGCATGAGTTCTCCTTGAGGGTAAAAGCCCGTGTGAGCCAGGGGGTGGTCCCGTCTACCGCCCCTGTCGACTTGCCGACTGCGCCGTTGCGGCCGCCGGGCGACCGTGAACGTAACAGCGATGTAAGCGCTGCGAAAGACCTTGCAGAAAAAAAGTGCAAGGCATCACTGAAGTTATCCACGCGTGACCTCCCGTCGATCGCCGTGAGACCGTTGTTCTGCGGGGTTGAGCGGGCACGGACCGTGTTGTGCAAGACTCTGAAAGCTCTTGCCATCCGTTTCACGAAGGGACGCCATGCCGCAGCAACCCGCAGCGCGCCGGTCAACCGCCCGCACCCGGCGTCCGATTGGTGTGCAAGGCGACATACGGCCGGTACAGTCCGGTGCCGTGACCACACGGCTTGCCGACATCGCCGCTCAGGCGGGGGTGAGCGAAGCGACCGTCAGCCGCGTCCTCAACGGGAAGCCTGGCGTCGCCGCCACCACCCGCCAGTCCGTGCTGGCCGCACTCGACGTGCTCGGCTACGAGCGCCCGGTGCGGCTGCGGCAGCGCAGCGCCGGTCTGGTGGGGCTGATCACCCCGGAGCTGGAGAACCCGATATTCCCCGCCCTGGCGCAGGTCATCGGCCAGGCGCTGACCCGGCAGGGCTACACCCCCGTGCTGGCCACCCAGACCCCGGGCGGCTCCACCGAGGACGAACTGACCGAGATGCTGGTCGACCGCGGCGTGGCCGGCATCATCTACGTCTCCGGACTGCACGCCGACACCACCGCCGACATGCAGCGCTACGAGCAGCTGCGCGCGCAGGGCGTGCCGTTCGTGCTGGTCGACGGCTTCTCCCCGAAGGTGCAGGCGCCCTTCATCTCCCCCGACGACCGGGCGGCGACGACCCTGGCGGTCACCCACCTCGTCTCCCTGGGCCACACCCGGATCGGCCTGGCCCTCGGCCCGAAACGGTTCGTCCCCGTGCAGCGCAAGATCGAGGGCTTCGTGCGGGCCGTGCAGGACCAGCTGGGCCTGAGCCGGGAGACCGTCGAGTCGGAGCTCGTCCAGCACTCGCTCTACACCCTGGAGGGCGGCCAGGCCGCCGCCAACGCCCTCATCGACCGGGACTGCACCGCGGTGGTGTGCGCCAGCGACATGATGGCCCTGGGTGCCATACGGGCGGCCCGGCAGCGGGGTCTGCGGGTGCCGACGGACATCTCGGTCGTGGGCTTCGACGACTCCCCGCTGATCGCCTTCACCGACCCGCCCCTGACCACCATCCGCAAGCCGGTCCCGGCGATGGGACAGGCGGCGGTGCGGACGTTGCTGGAGGAGATCGGCGGGACGCCCGCGCCGCACAGCGAGTTCGTGTTCATGCCGGAGCTGGTGGTGCGCGGTTCGACCGCTTCGGCCCCCGGGGACCGAAATCGTCCCTGAGGGGGAGCATCAGCGCCCGGGCTGATACGCGGGTACGAGGCGGGCGTCTCCCACGGCTGTAGAACATGCGTGCTGAACCCCACCCGGGGATGATCGGAGCGGCACGTCTTATCTGGCAGACTCTGTGCTCATGGGTGAGACGACCGTGACGACACTGGAAGGCCGCGAAGAGGCCGTTCCGCACCCCGTCGCGGACGACACGGGGGTGGGTTTTCTGCATCGGCTGCGCGCTCCGCGCCGGCCACGGCTCTGGTTCGAGATCCTGCTGATCGCGGTGAGTTACTGGACGTACTCACTGATCCGCAACGCGGTCCCGGAGCAGAAGGCCGAGGCGCTGCGCAACGCGGACTGGATCTGGAAGGCCGAGCAGCACCTGGGCATCGCCGTGGAGCAGTCCGTCAACCATGCCGTCAACTCGGTGACTTGGCTCATCGTCGGCATGAACTACTACTACGCGACCCTGCACTTCGTGGTGACGCTGGGTGTGCTGGTGTGGCTCTACCGCGGCCATCCCGGCCGCTACGCGGCGACCCGCACGGTGCTGTTCGCGACGACGGGCGTGGCGCTGGTCGGTTACTACCTGTATCCCCTCGCCCCGCCCCGGTTGATGAACGGCGGCCGCTTCGTCGACACGGTCATGGTGCACCAGACGTGGGGCTCGATGGCCTCCGGCGACCTGAAGAACATGTCCAACCAGTACGCCGCGATGCCGTCCATGCACATCGGCTGGTCGCTGTGGTGCGGCTTGACGATCTTCGCGCTGGCGAGCGTTCCGTGGGTGAGGCTGCTCGGCCTGCTCTACCCGACGCTCACCCTCGTCGTCATCGTCGCGACGGCCAACCACTTCTGGCTGGACGCGGTCGGCGGTCTGCTCTGCCTCGCCTTCGGCTACGGGGTGGCGCGCGCGTGGTACGGATCGCTGCCGCACGCGATGCCGCGCGTGGTCCACAGGCCACAGCCGCTGGTCCCGACACAGGCGTAGCCGGGCGCCGCCCCGGCCCGGGGGCGCCCGACGGCTGTCCTTCGCGGCCCGCCCGCCCGGGCGCACGCAACCCGCCGTCGCAGCCCGCCCCCACCCGAACGCACGCAACCCGCCGTCGCAGCCCGCCCCCGCCCGCGTGGACGGCCGTCGCGGGCCGTCCGCCCGGTCCCCGGCAGCACGGCGGGTCAGTCCTGGTAGAACAGCGACTCCACCACGGCCCGGGCCCGCCGGGCC
This region of Streptomyces chromofuscus genomic DNA includes:
- a CDS encoding carbohydrate ABC transporter permease: MTVAVQRLRRSYQKYWYAYAMIAPVIVVLGVLVLYPLAYGFYLTLTDANSLNTARTIGVNEIEATYKFIGFDNYADILWGETAYDRFWSHFIWTIAWTAGCVALHYCIGLGLALLLNQKLRGRTFYRLIMVLPWAVPTFVTVFGWRFMLADGGIINSALETLHLPAPQWLEDTFWQRFAAIMVNTWCGVPFMMVSLLGGLQSIDSTLYEAAEMDGANAWQRFRYVTLPGLRSVSSTVVLLGVIWTFNQFAVIFLLFGTTAPDAQILVTWAYYLGFGQQPRDFAQSAAYGILLLAILIVFTSVYRRWLNRNDQQLAI
- a CDS encoding extracellular solute-binding protein, giving the protein MRRGIAATALVASLALAATACGGGDDSGSDSSGPVTITWWDTSNATNEAPTYQALVKQFEAANKDIKVKYVNVPFDQAQNKFDTAAGSKGAPDVLRSEVGWTPAFAKKGYFLPLDGTEALAEQDKFQSSLIEQAKYEGKTYGVPFTTDTLALVYNKELFEQAGVEAPKTWDDLKKAAATIKAKTGVDGYWGSTQAYYAQSFLYGEGADTVDAEAKKVTVASPEAKKAYGTWLSLFEGKGLHKADTTADAYAHIQDAFVNGKVAAIIQGPWEITNFYKGSAFADKENLGITTVPAGSTGKAGAPTGGHNLSVYAGSDEAHQKAALKFVNFMTSAKAQETIALKNSTLPTRDDAYTAEVKADPGIAGYQGVLAAAQPRPALPEYSSLWGPLDKELPKIAGGKVSLDEGLSNAETDIAKLVPDFSK
- a CDS encoding LacI family DNA-binding transcriptional regulator; the encoded protein is MTTRLADIAAQAGVSEATVSRVLNGKPGVAATTRQSVLAALDVLGYERPVRLRQRSAGLVGLITPELENPIFPALAQVIGQALTRQGYTPVLATQTPGGSTEDELTEMLVDRGVAGIIYVSGLHADTTADMQRYEQLRAQGVPFVLVDGFSPKVQAPFISPDDRAATTLAVTHLVSLGHTRIGLALGPKRFVPVQRKIEGFVRAVQDQLGLSRETVESELVQHSLYTLEGGQAAANALIDRDCTAVVCASDMMALGAIRAARQRGLRVPTDISVVGFDDSPLIAFTDPPLTTIRKPVPAMGQAAVRTLLEEIGGTPAPHSEFVFMPELVVRGSTASAPGDRNRP
- a CDS encoding phosphatase PAP2 family protein, with protein sequence MGETTVTTLEGREEAVPHPVADDTGVGFLHRLRAPRRPRLWFEILLIAVSYWTYSLIRNAVPEQKAEALRNADWIWKAEQHLGIAVEQSVNHAVNSVTWLIVGMNYYYATLHFVVTLGVLVWLYRGHPGRYAATRTVLFATTGVALVGYYLYPLAPPRLMNGGRFVDTVMVHQTWGSMASGDLKNMSNQYAAMPSMHIGWSLWCGLTIFALASVPWVRLLGLLYPTLTLVVIVATANHFWLDAVGGLLCLAFGYGVARAWYGSLPHAMPRVVHRPQPLVPTQA